The Candidatus Binatia bacterium genome window below encodes:
- the hslU gene encoding ATP-dependent protease ATPase subunit HslU, with protein MTPREVVSELDRFIVGQRAAKRSVAIALRNRWRRQQVAGDMRDEITPKNIILIGPTGVGKTEISRRLARLAQAPFVKVEASKFTEVGYVGRDVESIVRDLVEGAIGMVRAEEREKVQVRAREAAEERVLDGLLLRTTPPDGTPPSEDHSGTRDKIRRKLRDGELDEREIEIEIPDQAPSVEFLAPQGMEEMGVNIKEMFSNLMPKKTSKRKVKIPEALELLTAEESMRLVEMDKVTREAVRRVETSGIVFIDEIDKIAGRAQGGNVDVSREGVQRDLLPIVEGSTINTKHGPVRTDHVLFIASGAFHVSKPSDLIPEFQGRFPIRVELEALTREDFVRILTEPQNALIKQYEALLQTEGVTLKFDDDSIQEIARIAAEVNERNENIGARRLHTVLERLLDSLMFDAPDRRGQECVITAENVRTELEPILSSEDLSRFIL; from the coding sequence ATGACCCCACGCGAGGTCGTCTCCGAACTCGATCGCTTCATCGTCGGCCAGCGTGCCGCCAAGCGCTCCGTCGCAATCGCCCTTCGGAACCGCTGGCGCCGCCAGCAGGTGGCCGGCGACATGCGTGACGAGATCACCCCGAAGAACATCATCCTCATCGGCCCGACTGGTGTCGGCAAGACCGAGATCTCCCGGCGACTCGCCCGCCTCGCACAAGCGCCGTTCGTGAAGGTCGAAGCCTCGAAGTTCACCGAGGTCGGCTACGTCGGGCGTGACGTCGAATCCATCGTGCGCGACCTCGTCGAAGGCGCGATCGGCATGGTCCGTGCGGAAGAGCGCGAGAAGGTCCAGGTCCGCGCGCGCGAAGCCGCCGAGGAGCGCGTGCTCGACGGCCTCCTGCTGCGCACGACCCCACCGGACGGAACCCCGCCCTCCGAAGACCACAGCGGTACGCGCGACAAGATCCGACGCAAGCTGCGCGACGGAGAGCTCGACGAGCGCGAGATCGAAATCGAAATCCCCGATCAGGCTCCCTCCGTCGAGTTCCTCGCGCCGCAGGGCATGGAGGAGATGGGCGTGAACATCAAAGAGATGTTCTCGAACCTGATGCCCAAGAAGACGTCGAAGCGAAAGGTGAAGATCCCCGAGGCGCTCGAGCTTCTCACCGCCGAGGAGTCCATGCGTCTCGTCGAGATGGACAAGGTCACCCGCGAGGCCGTGCGCCGCGTGGAAACGTCGGGGATCGTCTTCATCGACGAGATCGACAAGATCGCCGGCCGCGCTCAGGGCGGAAACGTCGACGTCTCGCGCGAAGGCGTCCAGCGAGACCTGCTTCCGATCGTCGAGGGGTCGACGATCAACACGAAGCACGGCCCTGTGCGGACCGATCACGTGCTGTTCATCGCGTCCGGTGCCTTCCACGTCTCCAAGCCCTCGGACCTGATCCCCGAGTTCCAGGGCCGCTTCCCGATCCGAGTCGAACTCGAGGCGCTGACCCGCGAGGACTTCGTCCGAATCCTCACCGAGCCGCAGAATGCTCTGATCAAGCAATACGAAGCCCTGCTTCAGACCGAAGGCGTGACACTCAAGTTCGACGACGACTCCATCCAGGAGATCGCTCGGATCGCGGCCGAGGTAAACGAGCGGAACGAGAACATCGGTGCCCGCCGTCTCCACACGGTCTTGGAACGACTCCTCGACAGCCTCATGTTCGATGCCCCCGACCGCCGCGGACAGGAGTGCGTGATCACCGCAGAGAACGTTCGCACTGAGCTCGAGCCGATCCTGAGCAGCGAAGACCTCTCTCGCTTCATCCTCTGA